The following are from one region of the Prevotella communis genome:
- a CDS encoding uracil-xanthine permease family protein — MNLVEKEGITDARKLGMPKYVILGVQHLFAMFGATVLVPVLTGLSVSSTLLFAGIGTLVFHLVSKLQVPAFLGSSFAFLGGYMSVKALGVEQGMSETLALDYACIGVFFAGLCYFVMAGLIKSFGVEKMLRFFPPLVTGPMIIAIGLVLSGSAIQNCTTNWPLAIVALATVIIASVCGKGIIKIIPILLGVVVSYLTAVAMGEVDFSSLSEAAWIGLPFSREQTALAVFDNLDTTFLISTIIAIMPIAIATIMEHIGDMCAISSTVGKDFLKEPGLHRTLMGDGLATAIASLFGAPANTTYGENTGVLNLTKVFDPAVIRLAACFAILLSFCPKFACLIGLMPAATIGGVSLILYGMISAVGVRNLIEDSVDFNSSRNVFVAALILVIAIGVKYGADDNVNIGPIHFSGLALSAIVGVTLNAILPGKLGMKVKSVHGKEKKEHLKE; from the coding sequence ATGAATCTAGTAGAGAAAGAGGGCATTACAGATGCCAGGAAACTGGGTATGCCTAAGTATGTGATCCTGGGTGTTCAACACTTGTTTGCCATGTTTGGTGCCACCGTGCTGGTGCCCGTATTGACCGGTCTTTCCGTGTCGTCAACGCTGCTGTTTGCTGGTATCGGCACACTGGTGTTCCATCTTGTCAGCAAGTTGCAGGTGCCTGCCTTCCTGGGCTCTTCGTTTGCCTTCCTGGGCGGCTATATGTCGGTGAAGGCACTGGGCGTAGAGCAGGGAATGAGTGAGACGCTGGCGCTGGACTATGCCTGTATCGGCGTGTTCTTTGCCGGACTGTGCTATTTCGTGATGGCCGGACTGATTAAGTCGTTTGGCGTAGAGAAGATGTTGCGCTTCTTCCCACCTCTGGTCACAGGACCTATGATTATCGCCATCGGACTGGTGCTCTCTGGCAGCGCCATCCAGAACTGTACCACCAACTGGCCGCTGGCTATCGTGGCGCTGGCCACGGTGATTATCGCCAGTGTGTGTGGCAAGGGCATCATCAAGATTATTCCTATCCTGCTAGGCGTGGTGGTGAGCTATCTGACGGCCGTGGCGATGGGCGAGGTGGATTTCTCGTCGCTGAGCGAGGCTGCATGGATTGGACTGCCATTCAGCAGAGAGCAGACCGCCCTGGCCGTGTTTGACAATCTGGACACCACGTTCCTGATCTCTACGATTATCGCTATCATGCCTATCGCCATTGCCACCATCATGGAGCATATTGGCGATATGTGTGCCATCTCTTCTACCGTGGGCAAGGACTTCCTGAAGGAACCAGGACTGCATCGCACGCTGATGGGCGACGGACTGGCCACAGCCATAGCATCGCTCTTTGGTGCTCCTGCCAATACCACGTATGGTGAGAATACGGGCGTGCTGAACCTCACGAAGGTGTTCGACCCTGCCGTGATTCGTTTGGCTGCCTGCTTCGCCATCCTGCTGTCGTTCTGTCCTAAGTTTGCCTGCCTGATAGGTTTGATGCCTGCTGCCACGATTGGCGGTGTGAGCCTGATTCTGTATGGTATGATTTCGGCTGTGGGTGTGCGCAACCTGATAGAGGACAGCGTGGACTTCAACTCATCACGCAACGTGTTTGTGGCAGCCCTGATTCTGGTTATTGCCATCGGCGTGAAGTATGGTGCCGATGACAATGTGAACATTGGTCCTATCCATTTCTCGGGTCTGGCCCTCTCGGCTATCGTTGGTGTGACCCTCAATGCCATACTGCCTGGTAAACTGGGCATGAAGGTGAAGAGCGTTCACGGCAAGGAGAAGAAAGAGCATCTGAAAGAATAG
- a CDS encoding energy transducer TonB has translation MGAFVVYILEWSACLLLFLLLYKMCFSGTTFHRFNRIYLLATTLLSAILPLVHIAPSQQVEPVAESCRTSAWVDESPLTSISFESALEVTTDGLTATEKGALVLLAVYLLYVLTQVVGWGKAYARMLWFLRGKRRHRLGRWIWLVEHDGEYGPFSWMHFIVISSHEEGFGRRASIRHELSHILLLHHLDLLFTMICVIINPVCWLVMKEIKIVHEYEADDEVINHYRIQSRDYQRLLILRTVGAEAYALASSFNLNIKKRIIMMKKKQSNWWRMTWIAVTLPLIGVSLMAFSKPKEALQEAVDHSVKVIEQPIVEAITSDAEETEIVEDPAPVKEVKAVKAVEAVKAGDKVTGTVKDEKGALTGANVVEIDGYGRIVGVTISDANGNFTLKVKNPENKIRVSFVGLKTKTIDITSNKLEITMEPNTVITPIQVTGVKGYVDSNDPRYKDNDMTSGDDNTFSLVEQAPSFPGGQGEIMKYLSTHLRYPVVAREMQVEAEVTVKFVIDKTGFVRSPKAAEVKVSSPIAKMTDVSTPSRTVSVDFAENAKEGDEEAAEKAKAFYDTVEALKEEAVYVVRNMPRWEPGRQNGKRVETTYTLPITFKLN, from the coding sequence ATGGGCGCATTTGTAGTATATATTCTGGAGTGGTCGGCATGTTTGTTGCTGTTCTTGCTGCTGTACAAGATGTGTTTCAGTGGCACCACGTTCCATCGTTTCAACCGCATATACCTGTTGGCCACCACGCTGCTCTCTGCCATCCTGCCCCTGGTGCATATCGCCCCGTCGCAGCAGGTGGAGCCGGTGGCCGAGTCGTGCAGAACCTCTGCGTGGGTGGATGAGTCGCCGCTGACCAGCATCAGTTTCGAGTCGGCGCTCGAGGTCACCACCGATGGTCTCACGGCCACCGAGAAAGGAGCCCTGGTACTCCTCGCGGTCTATCTGCTCTATGTGCTGACGCAGGTCGTAGGGTGGGGCAAGGCCTATGCCAGGATGCTGTGGTTCCTGCGCGGCAAGCGTCGCCACCGTCTGGGCCGCTGGATATGGCTGGTAGAGCACGATGGCGAGTACGGACCGTTCAGCTGGATGCACTTTATCGTCATCTCCTCCCATGAAGAGGGATTCGGACGCCGTGCCAGCATCCGCCACGAGCTGTCGCACATCCTGCTGCTCCATCACCTCGACCTTCTCTTTACGATGATATGTGTCATCATCAACCCCGTATGCTGGCTGGTGATGAAAGAGATAAAGATAGTACATGAATATGAAGCCGACGATGAAGTGATCAATCATTACAGGATTCAGAGCCGTGACTATCAGCGATTATTAATCCTGCGGACAGTGGGAGCGGAGGCCTACGCACTCGCCAGTTCGTTTAATCTTAACATTAAAAAACGAATTATTATGATGAAGAAAAAACAATCTAACTGGTGGCGCATGACCTGGATTGCCGTGACGCTCCCTCTGATAGGTGTCTCACTGATGGCTTTCTCAAAACCCAAGGAGGCTTTGCAGGAAGCAGTAGACCATAGTGTCAAGGTCATTGAACAGCCCATCGTCGAGGCCATCACCTCTGATGCAGAGGAGACTGAAATCGTCGAGGACCCTGCTCCAGTGAAGGAAGTGAAAGCCGTGAAGGCAGTAGAGGCCGTAAAGGCTGGCGATAAGGTCACCGGCACTGTGAAAGACGAAAAAGGTGCGCTGACAGGAGCTAATGTCGTGGAGATTGATGGCTACGGCCGCATCGTGGGTGTTACCATCAGCGATGCCAACGGCAACTTTACGCTGAAGGTAAAGAACCCCGAGAACAAAATCCGTGTCTCGTTCGTGGGACTGAAGACAAAGACCATTGACATTACCAGCAACAAACTGGAAATAACGATGGAACCCAACACGGTGATCACCCCCATACAGGTGACGGGTGTTAAAGGCTATGTCGACAGTAACGACCCACGCTATAAGGACAATGACATGACCAGTGGTGATGACAACACGTTCAGCTTGGTAGAACAGGCGCCATCGTTCCCTGGCGGACAAGGTGAGATCATGAAGTATCTGAGCACCCACCTGCGTTATCCCGTCGTAGCTCGCGAGATGCAGGTAGAGGCAGAGGTCACTGTGAAGTTTGTTATCGATAAGACCGGCTTTGTGCGCTCACCAAAGGCTGCAGAGGTTAAGGTTTCTTCTCCCATCGCCAAGATGACGGACGTGAGCACCCCATCCCGTACAGTGAGTGTTGATTTTGCCGAGAATGCAAAAGAAGGTGATGAAGAAGCTGCGGAAAAGGCCAAAGCTTTTTATGATACCGTTGAGGCTCTGAAGGAGGAAGCCGTTTACGTGGTGCGCAACATGCCCCGCTGGGAACCAGGCAGACAGAATGGCAAACGTGTTGAGACCACCTATACTCTGCCTATCACTTTCAAACTGAATTGA
- a CDS encoding BlaI/MecI/CopY family transcriptional regulator produces the protein MKKLTDKELQIMEVLWENGSLSTRDIIQHLPDTTSHFNTIATYIRRLEQHGMIKHQELSPRFYTYQAAVSREQYVSYINKESITRFFDGSYMDFISRLVKHHEVSVDELKELIRMVEEE, from the coding sequence ATGAAGAAGTTGACAGACAAGGAACTGCAAATCATGGAGGTGCTGTGGGAAAACGGCTCGCTTTCTACGCGTGATATCATTCAGCACCTGCCCGATACTACGTCGCATTTCAATACCATTGCCACCTATATCCGCCGGTTGGAGCAGCATGGCATGATCAAGCATCAGGAACTGAGTCCTCGGTTCTATACCTATCAGGCTGCCGTCTCGCGCGAACAGTATGTCTCTTATATCAACAAGGAGAGCATCACGCGCTTCTTTGACGGGTCCTATATGGATTTCATCTCTCGTCTGGTGAAGCATCACGAGGTGAGCGTCGACGAGCTGAAGGAACTGATCCGGATGGTGGAAGAGGAGTGA